The Halobacterium litoreum genome includes a region encoding these proteins:
- a CDS encoding TMEM198/TM7SF3 family protein — MDVPVQAGLVVGGLLLGVAGVHIERVAVMLVGFVPGAFAGATLAPQFVSNAGDGGALVVTAAVGLVGGIVGAQLAWSAWVLVHAIPGFVAGVAVTAPAVGVSTSDPSLGPEIAVVLLAGVAGAVLAWAVHRVFVAVLTAGVGSAMVNVAVLGQDVYLPTGRALLQYPETELRLVVESARDLGTPFVGLAVVFALVQLASLAATENDEERGE, encoded by the coding sequence ATGGACGTTCCGGTACAGGCGGGGTTGGTCGTCGGCGGGCTGCTGTTGGGGGTCGCTGGCGTCCACATCGAACGGGTGGCAGTGATGCTCGTCGGGTTCGTGCCCGGCGCGTTCGCGGGGGCGACGCTCGCACCGCAGTTCGTCTCGAACGCGGGCGACGGCGGCGCGCTCGTCGTGACGGCGGCCGTCGGACTAGTCGGCGGGATAGTCGGCGCGCAACTGGCGTGGAGCGCGTGGGTGCTCGTCCACGCGATTCCCGGGTTCGTCGCGGGCGTCGCGGTGACCGCGCCCGCGGTCGGCGTGTCCACCTCGGACCCGTCGCTCGGCCCGGAAATCGCGGTCGTGCTCCTCGCCGGGGTGGCGGGCGCGGTGCTCGCGTGGGCGGTCCACCGCGTGTTCGTCGCCGTGCTCACGGCGGGCGTCGGGTCCGCGATGGTGAACGTCGCCGTCCTCGGACAGGACGTCTACCTGCCCACCGGGCGCGCGCTCCTCCAGTACCCGGAAACAGAACTCCGGCTCGTGGTGGAGTCGGCCCGGGACCTCGGGACGCCGTTCGTCGGCCTCGCGGTCGTGTTCGCGCTCGTCCAACTGGCGTCCCTCGCGGCGACCGAGAACGACGAGGAGCGCGGCGAGTAG